CTTCCATTGGTGGGTTAATCAGAGGATATTTTCAAGGGATTTCACGTATTGAGGAAACTGCATGGGCACAAGTGATCGAACAAATCTTTCGTATATTATTGATCACATGGATGTTGCCATACATTCTAGCTCCAGAAGATCCTATGATGAATGCAGCGTATGCGATGGCTGTGACCTTCCTTGCTGAAATCGTGTCGGTACTTTATCTTCTATACAAATACCATCAGCAACAAAAGAAACAACCAAAGACACAGAAAAAAGAACCGCGCTATCCAATGGAGCCGATTCTTGAGGTGGCACTTCCTTCGTCAGGCAGTCGACTATTTGGAACGTTCACATGGTTTCTTGAGCCCATTATCTTTTTACGTGCACTTTCCATGGCAGGCGTTGGAACCGTAGCCGCCACTTCGTTGTATGGAGTCATTTCAGGGGTACTTATTCCGTTATTATTGTTTCCGGCATTTATTCCATACGCATTATCCGTCGTACTCGTTCCAGCCGTCAGTGGGGCAGCCGCTTCGAGTAACGTCAAGAAGCTGCAAGAACGCATTCACTTAGCATTGCGTTTATCTGCCTTAACTGGTGCATTTGCAGCTACCGTATTTTATATGCATGGCCAAGAGCTTGCAGAGAAGTTATTCCATATTGTAGAAGGTGGCAGCTATATGACGTTGCTCGCACCCATTTTCTTCTTTTATTATATTCAAAGCCCACTCTATTCCATTTTACAGGCAACAGGTGATGCGAAAGCCGGTATGCTAAACTCCGTTTACGGAGGGATCGCAAAACTTGCGGTGATGTTTATTTTAGCCTCGCAACCAGGTCTACAAGAAACAGGTGCTGTTCTCGCGATCGGTTTCGGTGTACTCGTTACATCTTTCTTGCATATCGCCACACTACGTCAAAATAAATCGACCGCTACTGGATTTTCCATGTTCGCGATGACCTATATCGTGTTCTTGCTGACCGTCGTCATTCGTCCAATTTTCCTCCCAATTGGATCCCATCATCTATTTGTGGAATGCGCCATTACATCCGGTGTGCTATTGGTTTTATTATTGTTGACGAGACAAATCAAAACACAGGACTTTGTCATGCTGCGGAATTTAGTTAAACGGTATTAACCTTTTTTCAATTGAATTTTAATTTCACCTTTTTCAAAGGTGCAATAAAAGAT
This window of the Sporosarcina ureae genome carries:
- a CDS encoding putative polysaccharide biosynthesis protein, with product MSSFIRGTIFLMAAVFLSKLLGFVYRIQFMRVAGEETVGIYMTAYPAFIFFLSLVQLGVPTAIAKVIAELKAQGGTVQLRQVMRTATFITILSGAVFIPACILFIPFLAETLLGNRATSTALYVALAIVPIASIGGLIRGYFQGISRIEETAWAQVIEQIFRILLITWMLPYILAPEDPMMNAAYAMAVTFLAEIVSVLYLLYKYHQQQKKQPKTQKKEPRYPMEPILEVALPSSGSRLFGTFTWFLEPIIFLRALSMAGVGTVAATSLYGVISGVLIPLLLFPAFIPYALSVVLVPAVSGAAASSNVKKLQERIHLALRLSALTGAFAATVFYMHGQELAEKLFHIVEGGSYMTLLAPIFFFYYIQSPLYSILQATGDAKAGMLNSVYGGIAKLAVMFILASQPGLQETGAVLAIGFGVLVTSFLHIATLRQNKSTATGFSMFAMTYIVFLLTVVIRPIFLPIGSHHLFVECAITSGVLLVLLLLTRQIKTQDFVMLRNLVKRY